One segment of Saccharospirillaceae bacterium DNA contains the following:
- the nudE gene encoding ADP compounds hydrolase NudE — translation MHKKPEILHRSMVAQSRLFRIESFDLRFSNGVERTYERLVPGGSGAVMMVALLDDETVALIREYGGGVEDYTLTLPKGAVDQGETMRDACNRELQEEIGFAAREFIHLKKVSLSPSYMTGGIDVVLAKDLYPSQLQGDEPEPLELVEWKLANLHELYGRDDFNEGRAIAALALAQDYLAGRFEGKLL, via the coding sequence ATGCATAAAAAACCCGAAATTCTGCATCGTTCTATGGTGGCACAAAGCCGTTTATTCCGCATCGAATCGTTTGATTTACGATTTTCTAATGGTGTTGAACGCACGTACGAACGTCTGGTTCCGGGAGGCTCAGGTGCGGTCATGATGGTTGCCTTGCTGGATGACGAAACAGTCGCGCTGATTCGTGAGTATGGCGGTGGTGTCGAAGATTACACATTAACATTGCCGAAAGGTGCGGTCGATCAGGGGGAAACCATGCGCGATGCCTGTAACCGCGAATTACAGGAAGAAATTGGCTTTGCCGCCCGCGAATTCATTCACCTGAAGAAAGTGAGTCTGTCGCCGAGCTATATGACTGGTGGCATCGACGTGGTTCTGGCGAAAGACTTATATCCATCACAACTGCAAGGTGATGAGCCAGAGCCGCTGGAACTGGTGGAGTGGAAGCTGGCGAATCTGCACGAATTGTACGGGCGTGACGACTTCAATGAGGGGCGTGCCATTGCTGCCCTGGCATTAGCGCAGGATTACCTGGCCGGGCGCTTCGAAGGCAAACTTCTTTAG
- the yrfG gene encoding GMP/IMP nucleotidase, with protein sequence MSLPDWQQIDTVLLDMDGTLLDLHFDTYFWLTHMPKAYADHHNMSEEDALAELNKSFVSLKGTLNWYCLDHWSQLTGLPIAELKRDVQHKIGFRPHVKDFLATLQRMGKRTVIVTNAHRDSVDLKMEHTHLDQLVDRVISSHDYQEPKESQAFWDHLSREEPFDKNRTLLVDDSQAVLKSAEVWGIRWLLTIYHPDSQQPPNTDSEFPGVHHFDELGL encoded by the coding sequence ATGAGCCTGCCCGATTGGCAACAAATTGATACCGTGCTGCTGGATATGGATGGCACGTTATTGGATTTGCACTTTGATACGTACTTCTGGCTGACCCATATGCCAAAGGCTTACGCTGATCATCACAACATGAGTGAAGAAGATGCGCTGGCGGAATTGAATAAGAGTTTTGTAAGCCTGAAAGGCACACTGAACTGGTATTGTCTTGATCACTGGAGTCAACTGACCGGGTTGCCAATTGCTGAGTTAAAGCGCGATGTGCAACATAAGATTGGCTTTCGCCCGCACGTGAAAGACTTTCTGGCAACACTGCAACGGATGGGAAAACGCACCGTAATTGTGACCAATGCACATCGCGACAGTGTGGACTTGAAGATGGAACACACTCATCTCGATCAGCTTGTGGATCGGGTGATTTCTTCGCACGACTATCAGGAGCCAAAAGAGAGTCAGGCATTCTGGGATCATTTATCGCGCGAAGAACCGTTCGATAAAAACCGCACGCTGCTGGTGGATGACAGTCAGGCCGTATTGAAATCGGCTGAGGTCTGGGGCATCCGTTGGCTACTGACCATTTATCATCCGGACAGCCAGCAACCACCGAATACTGACAGTGAATTTCCTGGCGTTCATCACTTCGACGAGCTTGGCCTTTAA